The genomic DNA GCTCCTCGCCTCCTCGCGGACTCCCGGCTCCATCGACGCGATCTCCATCGCCGGATCAGTCGACTCAGATCTTGATGGCAGCAACTCAGCCGCAATCGCACGGTGCGACGCCGCCATTGCACGGTACACATCCGCGGGTGCCCGACCCTCAGGAGCGAGCGATTCCGCCAGCGAAGCGAATGCCAACGCGCTCCGCGGATCCGGGTCGCCGCCCCGTGCGGGTGTTCCGGCCATCAGAACCCGATGCTGACGCAGCAGACTCTCAATCACATCCGCAGTCGAGACAAGCCCCGAACGCTCGCCGGCGTGAAGAGCACCGACCAGCGTCCGATACGCACCCAGAGACTCATCAAACTTCCCCAGCAACGCCTCGCTCTCACCCAGCCCCAGCATGGCTCTTATGAACGTGCGGCTACCGCTGAAGTTCTCGATGATCTCAACATACTTCTCTCGCGCGTCCTGGGTCCGCCCCTCACGCGCATCGATCTCCGCCTCCATCGCGAGAAGCTCACCGCGAAGTCCATCCCCCGCAGAAAGCAACTGCCCCGCTCGCGCCAGACTCCTCGACGCCTCCTCCGATTCGCCGGTCTGCATGTACGCGCGCCCGAGCAGCAGATGCAACTCCGCGACCTCGCGCCCCTCCGTACCCGCAAGGCGCGGCAGGGTTCGAAGCAGCCGAGCAATCACATCCTCCGCATACCCCGCAGCGAGCATCGCCTCCGCCTGACGAGCCGTCGCCCACGACCGATCTTGAGGAGGCAGGGTCGCATCAGAGAGCATCGAACTGAGCATGCTCGCCGCACGGTCCCTCCCAGAGACACCCTCCTTGATCGCGAGCTCGACCATCCGCCGATACAGCGTCCGTCGTTTCGCCGGGTCGTTCTCCCCGAGCTTGTCCGCCCTCACACGCGCCTCATCAACTCTGCCAAGCGAGACCAAGGTGTCCGCAAGGAAGTATGAGTCACGCGGATCAAGACGCTCACCCAGCTGCTCGGCCAGCAGATACTCCCGCGCAACACTCTCGTTGTTCTCGATGAGAGAGATCCCCAGCCGCTGCTGCCCGAGGTAGATCGCTCGTGCCGCCAGCGTGTGGTACGCACGACGCTGCTCCAGCCCGACAGCCCCGGAATCCACCGCCGGAAAGACCTTCTCATTCAGGAGCGCGAGCGCTTCCGGGCTGCGATCATCCGCGATCATCCGGGACGCCTGCTCAAGCGGACCCGACACATCCGGCTTCGGAACGTTCGTCGCAACCCGGTACAAGCCGATCGTCAGACCCGCGACACCCACAACAAGCAGGGGCACCTGCCAGATCTCACGCCACGACGCATGCCGACGCCCCCCCTCTGGCGCTCCCTCCGCACTGGCCTGGTCCTCGTGCTGTGTCGAGTCTGCTGCCACACTCGGGCCTCGCGCAGGAACATCCACGCCGCGGCACGCGCCCCGGCTCCTGGCTTGCTATCGGACGTTCTACCCCCACTTCTTCACCGCTGGAAGCGACACACCCGCTCACTCTCCCCGCACCGAACTCTCCTCAGGATCAAACCGCTCGACCACCACCGCCCCGGCCGCCACGTCCCCTCGATGCCTGCCACCGGCCTCGAAAAGCCCGAGCATCGCCGCCGGCGGAAGCGCCCACTTCACGGCGTTGCGTGTCGCCGCACGCAGCAGTCCAAGCCCCCTCCGGTCGATCGTCTCCCGTCCTACCACAGGCAGCACCTCGCACCCCAGCAACCCCTTCCCGATCGAGCAACCGAAGAACGCCTCGGCGATCGTCCCCGCAAAGAACCCTACGACCACAATATCCACTAGCCCCATGACGCCCATGCCCCCGGGCGTCAGCTTCAAGACGTCAAGCTGCTGCCCCGGCGACGCGCCGGTCAGCAGCCAGACCGCGCCCACCGCCACACACAGATCAATCACCGATGCCGCGACCCGTCGCCCACTCGGAGCCAGCGCCACACCACGGGGAAGCGTCAGCACACCCGAGTCGTCTCCGATCCTGATCACAAACAGCAGCACCGCAGTCGTCGCACCCACAAGCAGCACAACCAACGCGCGGAAATCCTGCGTGGAAAGCGGCCCCCTCCGTGCCGCAGACCCGTCATGGAATACAAGCCCGGTCGATGCCGACACCTCCCACACTTTCGCAGACGCCGCGCCACGCTCAACTCCCCCTTCGTCGCCCTCTCCCGTCCACACCGCCACCACCCTGCCGACATCCCCGAGCGGCACGATCCCGACCGGTTGCCCGCACTCATCATGCGCGGCGATCCGATACCAACCACCGCCGATGTCCGTCCAGTAATTCAACGACGAGCCAAGCCACCCCACCGCAACAAGCACAGAGCCAACACCCACGAACCGCACCCCGGGAACCTCATCGGGGACCGATGCCAACCCGCGCCGGACCCAGACACCCGCATCATCATCCCCATTCTCGGATCCCGGACCGGGCTCCACCGATCTCACCCACACACTCAGCCCGCCCCCCCTCGCATGCCCCACGATCCCGAGCCGTCCGTCAATCGTGACGACATCAACCGGCCTCTGCAAGTCCACCCCGCCATCGCCATCGGTTGGAAATGGCGTGACCTCATCCCACGCGCTCCCGCTCAGTCGAGAGACCACCACGCCGCCGACTGCCCCGGGCTCGTCCGACCGAACCACCGCAAACACGCCCTCGCTCGTCCCTGCAACGCCGAGCAGACCGCCTCGCCTGGAGAGCGAGCGGTGCGCATCCAAGCGTCCACGCGGCTCATACGCATACATCCCCGCGATCGGCGTCAGCACCGCTCGAAGCGACAACACCTCCAGCGAGCCCGAATCACGCTCCGGAGGCGGATCGAAGAGCATGTACACACGGTCGGAGACCGCCGCGATCGCAACCGCCGGTTGCTCTAGACGCATCGCGGGATAGAGCAATCCATCCGACGCGCCATACAACCCCGCCCTCGGCGCGACGTGCGCAAGCATCGTCGCTCGCTCATTGCGGGGGTTCGGATCCGGCAGCACAACCCAGCCATGCGATGGACCCGCGAGGCCCGACACACTCCCCGCCGAAGGCATTTCGGCTCGCGCGCAATGAGCGCACACCCACACGACGAAACCGATCAGGATCATCGCTCGGTTCATACCCATGCACGCCATCCTACGGCCGAGCAAGCGCAGACCTCGCGGAAGGGGCCCCAGCACATCGCCGGAACACCTCCCCGCGATGCCCGATTCACAGTCTCTCAAACGTCGGCAGAGACCCAACCAGCGGCAGTGCATACTCGACAAACTCTCGCGAAACATTGTTGTGCCCCTGGATGAACTCCTTGGGCATGTGACGTGTCTTCGCGGCCACGGCTGACAACTCCACACGCTGATACTCGCTGACATACGGCGCGCCGTTGTCCATCCCCAGCCACAGCGTCGAGCCGGAGCCAGGACGCTTGATCGCCACGCTCCCATCCAGATGCCCCTGCATCGCGACCCGGGCCGCATACTGCCCGCTTCGTCTCGCCTCCAGCCGGTCGATCGGCGACGTATCCGGCCAGCATCGCTGGATGTATCCAAATGTGTCAGCCCGGACGCGGGGCGGCTTGCCGCCCGCAGGGGTCAGCTTCGCCTTGATGAGATCGGACAACTGGTCACCCAGCGCGCCCGAACCTGAGAGCTGCACATTCCCGTGTGCATCGACCTGCCCACCCTTGATGAGCGTCGCGCCGATCGGCGTGCCGCTCGCGTCGCTGATCCCCTCAGAGACCGCGATGTGGCAACGCCCCTTCTTCGAATAAATCGCCTCTACGTCGGCAAGAAAGCGATCGGTCTCGAACGGAACCTCGGGCAGATAGATCAACTGCGGACCGTCCGTCGACTCGCCCTGCACATGCGGGTTCAGGTGCCGATCAAAACGCCGGGCGAGCGCACTCGCGGCTGTCAGAAACCCCGCGTGCCGACCCATGATCACGTTGATCTTGATCCCCGGAAGCGAGATGTTGTCCATGAAGTCCGCCATGCACGCCATCGCGACAAAGCGCGCCGCCGATGGAAATCCCGGCGTGTGGTCGTTCTCCATCAGATCGTTGTCAACCGTCTTCGGCACATGGAAGCAACGCATGTCATAGTTGGAAGCGACCGCCATCTCCCGCACGATGCGGCACGTATCGCTCGAGTCATTCCCACCGATATAAAAGAAGTATCTGATGTCGTGCTTCTTGCACGACTCAAGAATCCTCTCGCAATACGCACGATCCGGCTTGTCGCGCGTCGAGCCGAGCCCCGCCGAAGGCGTGAACGCGAGCCGATCGAGCACATCCTGGTGCGTGTCGGTGAAATCATGGAACTCGCCCTTGGTCAGCCCGCGCACAGCGTGCTTCATCCCGAGGATCTTCGAGACGTGCCCCGAGGCGTGCAGCCCCGAACGCAAACCCTCGACCACGCCGACGAGTGACTGATTGATGACAGCCGTCGGGCCGCCGGACTGACCGATCGCTGCGTTTCCACGGACAAGGTCGGGCATGGCATATCTCCTGAGGCCATCATCGTAGAGCTACCTCCGATCAGAGGCGCATGCCGTATACGACCTTGTCGTCGCCCGGGGCGTAGAAGTCCGCCAGGCGCGCCTCTTCGGCATATCCGAGAGAGATGTAGAACCTCCTGGTCGGCGCGTACTGATCGCGGCCGGACGTCTCAGCGAAGAGGCGACGGCCGCCCAAGCCGCGAACTCGCGACTCGGTCTCGCGTTGGAGGAGCCGACCGAGGCCATGAGCCCGGAAGTCGTTGTGGACGGCGATCCAATAAAGGTCGAAGGTCCCCTGGGTGCAGGGCGTCTGCCCGTAGCAGGTGTAGCCGATCGTGCGGGTGCCGCCGCTCCCATCGGGGGCGTCGGCAAAGAGAAAGCGGTACCCCTCGATCGGGCCTTTCGCGAGCGTCTCTTCGACGAGTTCGCAGGCCACATCGATCTCGTGGTCGTAGAAGAACCGCGTGCTTGACACAATCTCGCGAACGCGCACGATGTCCTCACGCATAACGGCCTCGCGCAGTGTGAGCGTGCGAAGCAGGTCGCCGGGTTGTCGAAGGGGCATGTCAGCCGCGTTCATCGTGGTTCGCTCGCGTCATGTGGGAGTGAAGGGGCGATTCGGCGTTCGATTGCGCAGCGAATGATCCGATCAACTGCCCCTGCGTAAGAGATGCCCGCGCGGCCGAGTGCCGCCGCAAATCCCGCATCGGGCGCGATGCACGGATTGGTGTTCACCTCGAGCACCCACGGCTCGTTGCGCCCATCGACCCTGATATCGATCCTCGCATACCCGGAAAGGCCGAAGACCTCCCAGGCACGCCGCGCAACGCCCCTCAGCCGGTCGATGAGCTGAGCATCCTCACGCGGAAAGTCAAACCGGCGCACAGTCCGCTTGTACTCCTCGCTGCTCTCGTCCCACTTGGCGCGATAGCCGATGACCCTCGGCTTCTCGGCGCCATACCCCTCGAAGACGATCTCGGCCGGAGGAAGAATCTCGGGCACTCCAGGCGAGCGCGGATCTTCGAGCAACGACAGATTGAACTCGCGCCCGTCGATGAACTTCTCAGCGAACCCCTCGCCCCCGAGCGCGGGCAACCGCCGTTCGATCTCTCGCTCCAATGCCTCACGAGTCTCGACCGAGACCACCGAGTCCTCGTCAAGCCCGATCGACGCGTGCTCCCAGACGCTCTTCACAATCCAGGTCGCCGACCTCGGGAACGCCCCGCCGCCGACCGCGTGCGTCGGCAGATGGCGACGGGACCGATCAATCTCGATCCAGTCCGCCGTAGGCAGATTCGATCCGCGCATCAGACGCTTCGCCGTCAGTTTGTTCGCCGTGATGAACGTCGGCGCAGACCCGTTCCCCGTGAAGGGAACAGACTGCGACTCAAGCAGCAACGGCACAAGCGGACACAGCCGCCCGCGCGACCCCAGCGTCTCGACAAGGTTGAACACCACATCGGGACGCTCGCTCAGCAGGTTTCGTTCCAGCGATGCAAGATCCAGCGAGCATGCGATCACGCTCGCCACGTGCCCGGTCTGCACCAACGCCGCACGGACCGCATCAACCTGCGCCAGCAGATCCAACGCGTCCGGAGCGGAATCCGCGGGCACGTCGTCATGAAGGATGAGGACATTCATCCCCGAGCACCCGCCGCGTCGCGCACCTGAGACCCTTCGCAAACACGCTCCATCGCGGACTCGATGATCCAACGGATCAGTTGCTCATACTCGATCCCCGCGTACTTGCAGAGAAAGACCAGATCCGACCAACCAGGCCTCAACCCAGGCAGAGGATTGATCTCGATGAATGCGGGCTTGCCGTTCCGATCGGTCCGCACATCAACCCGCGACACATCGCGACAGCCAAGCCCGCGATACGACGCAAGCGCAAGATCCGATGCCGCCCGGGCCTCGTCGTCGGTCGCAATCGAGTACGACACCTTACCGACCCAGTCATCCTTGTTGGTCGCCGAGTAAAATCCGTGTGGCGCATTCGGTCCGATGTGGATCTCCATGCATCCGAGCACCCTGGCCCGCTCACCCGTCCCCACGATGCCGACCGTGAACTCACGACCCGGCAGGTACTCCTCGACCAAGACCGGCTGACCGTACCGCTCGAGCAACGCGAGGCACACATCCCGAAGCTCACGCGGCTCCGAGATCTTCGACGCTCCCGTCACGCCCTTGCTCGACCCCTCGGCGACCGGCTTCGCAAAGAGCGGATACGCAAGCTCGATCGATCCCAGGTCACCCTCGCAACCGACAAGCCCGAATCGCGCCGTGTTCAATCCCATGTCGCGCACGACACGCTTGCACATCCCCTTGTGCAGCGTGAGCGCGCACACGAGCGGGTCACTGAAGGTATAGGGGATCCTGTACGCATCCAGGAGCGCGGGGACCTGCGCCTCACGACCAATCCCGTGCATCCCCTCCGCGATGTTGATCACAAGATCCCATCGCTCGCCCGCAACAAGGCGCTTGGCAAGATCCTTCACATGCCCCACACGCGTCGTGCGATGCCCCATCAACTCGGCGACCGCCGCGAGCGCATCGACGGTCTCGATGCTATCCAGTTCCGAGCACTCATCCGGCGTGTACCCCTGCGCGAGATACTCGTTCTTGAGGTCGTATGTCAGCCCGATGTGCATGGCCCAAGCGTATGGGGCAAGCCCCTCGACGGTGGACCTCTGTCGCCTTCAATCCTGGGGTTTGTAGACGTTTGGATTCCAGACCTCCATGTACCGCGAGGGGTCGGGCATCGGCTTGAAGCCGAACCTCGCATACAGCGCGTGGGCGTCGCGCGTCAGCAGACAGAACCGACGGAGCCCATGGAGATCCGGATGGGCCAGGAGCGACTCAATCAGCCACGTCCCCAGGCCGCGTCCCCGAACCGCGTCGAGGATAAAGACATCGCAGAGATAGGCGAAGGTCGCTCGATCCGTAACGACTCGAGCAAAGCCGATCTGCCTTGGTGCCGCTCCGGACGTCTCGTACAAACCGAACGACAGCGAGTGAGCGAGAGCCCGCTCGATCGTGGCACGCGGGATTCCCGGCGACCAGTAGCAGGTCGAGAGGAACCCGTGGATCACATCGAGATCAAGCAGCGTCGGATCGCTGGAAATGAGAAAGCCGTCCCGACGAACCGCGTAAACCATGCCCTCGGCCATGACGCGAGCGTAGCGTCACATCAGAGATTGAGCGTGGGCGCCGCGATCTGCGCCGACAGCCCCGCCCGGAGCAGGATCGCTGACAGATGATCGATGTCGTGCCGTGTGAACGCATTGAACTCATACGAGTCCGCATCGAGCACCGCATCGCAAGAGCCATCCGGGCCGATCAGCGGCACCACGGCCTCAGACATGTCCCTCGGATCACACGCGATGTAGTTCGATCCCAGCGTCCGAATGTCATCAACAAGGATCGGCTTCCGCTCAAGCATGCAGCGTCCGCACATGCCCTGAAGCCCGATCGGCGAGCACGCGGGCTTGTCACGCCTCGGACCGAGGACCATCTCATCACGCCCGGGCACTCGCAGATAAAACCCGATCCACGAGACCCCGTGCCGACCCGTCACATCCCAGAGCGCATCGATCACCTCACGCATCACACGCTCACGCTCGCCCGCGTCCGTCACATACGGGCGCGACGCGACGCGAACGTCGTGATACGGACGACGAACGGCCTGGGTATGAACTGGAGCCATCGTGCTCGACTCTGAGCGGTTCACAGCGTCGCGGACGTGAACGGCAGGAGGCCCATGAACCG from Phycisphaeraceae bacterium includes the following:
- a CDS encoding GNAT family N-acetyltransferase: MAEGMVYAVRRDGFLISSDPTLLDLDVIHGFLSTCYWSPGIPRATIERALAHSLSFGLYETSGAAPRQIGFARVVTDRATFAYLCDVFILDAVRGRGLGTWLIESLLAHPDLHGLRRFCLLTRDAHALYARFGFKPMPDPSRYMEVWNPNVYKPQD
- a CDS encoding GAF domain-containing protein, yielding MAPVHTQAVRRPYHDVRVASRPYVTDAGERERVMREVIDALWDVTGRHGVSWIGFYLRVPGRDEMVLGPRRDKPACSPIGLQGMCGRCMLERKPILVDDIRTLGSNYIACDPRDMSEAVVPLIGPDGSCDAVLDADSYEFNAFTRHDIDHLSAILLRAGLSAQIAAPTLNL
- a CDS encoding ATP-grasp domain-containing protein, with translation MHIGLTYDLKNEYLAQGYTPDECSELDSIETVDALAAVAELMGHRTTRVGHVKDLAKRLVAGERWDLVINIAEGMHGIGREAQVPALLDAYRIPYTFSDPLVCALTLHKGMCKRVVRDMGLNTARFGLVGCEGDLGSIELAYPLFAKPVAEGSSKGVTGASKISEPRELRDVCLALLERYGQPVLVEEYLPGREFTVGIVGTGERARVLGCMEIHIGPNAPHGFYSATNKDDWVGKVSYSIATDDEARAASDLALASYRGLGCRDVSRVDVRTDRNGKPAFIEINPLPGLRPGWSDLVFLCKYAGIEYEQLIRWIIESAMERVCEGSQVRDAAGARG
- a CDS encoding RDD family protein, giving the protein MGMNRAMILIGFVVWVCAHCARAEMPSAGSVSGLAGPSHGWVVLPDPNPRNERATMLAHVAPRAGLYGASDGLLYPAMRLEQPAVAIAAVSDRVYMLFDPPPERDSGSLEVLSLRAVLTPIAGMYAYEPRGRLDAHRSLSRRGGLLGVAGTSEGVFAVVRSDEPGAVGGVVVSRLSGSAWDEVTPFPTDGDGGVDLQRPVDVVTIDGRLGIVGHARGGGLSVWVRSVEPGPGSENGDDDAGVWVRRGLASVPDEVPGVRFVGVGSVLVAVGWLGSSLNYWTDIGGGWYRIAAHDECGQPVGIVPLGDVGRVVAVWTGEGDEGGVERGAASAKVWEVSASTGLVFHDGSAARRGPLSTQDFRALVVLLVGATTAVLLFVIRIGDDSGVLTLPRGVALAPSGRRVAASVIDLCVAVGAVWLLTGASPGQQLDVLKLTPGGMGVMGLVDIVVVGFFAGTIAEAFFGCSIGKGLLGCEVLPVVGRETIDRRGLGLLRAATRNAVKWALPPAAMLGLFEAGGRHRGDVAAGAVVVERFDPEESSVRGE
- a CDS encoding tetratricopeptide repeat protein encodes the protein MAADSTQHEDQASAEGAPEGGRRHASWREIWQVPLLVVGVAGLTIGLYRVATNVPKPDVSGPLEQASRMIADDRSPEALALLNEKVFPAVDSGAVGLEQRRAYHTLAARAIYLGQQRLGISLIENNESVAREYLLAEQLGERLDPRDSYFLADTLVSLGRVDEARVRADKLGENDPAKRRTLYRRMVELAIKEGVSGRDRAASMLSSMLSDATLPPQDRSWATARQAEAMLAAGYAEDVIARLLRTLPRLAGTEGREVAELHLLLGRAYMQTGESEEASRSLARAGQLLSAGDGLRGELLAMEAEIDAREGRTQDAREKYVEIIENFSGSRTFIRAMLGLGESEALLGKFDESLGAYRTLVGALHAGERSGLVSTADVIESLLRQHRVLMAGTPARGGDPDPRSALAFASLAESLAPEGRAPADVYRAMAASHRAIAAELLPSRSESTDPAMEIASMEPGVREEARSHLRQAGMYANLYASSVSDDAVSYANAIWDAADAYDIAGDRDEAVAALLEFTESFPSDGRHAEARFRLGTAYQARGEYERGAEVFRSILADRSLRDVGVRVGPYADASYVPLAQCLLLDGKAENDHEAEELLVSVVDGAISGTRATVYRDALVELAGVYERSGRWPRAIERYSEALERYPEDARAGLWRFRLADSARRDAERIRAVLRGAMPDGDRVELETTLRDRLGLAIDQYERAAALIEKKEQRRRRAIESLYLRNALFYLGDCAYDLGQFDEAIRRYEVARERYPNDPASLVAMVQIVNAYVERGDWERARTANLRARRFYESLPESVWDDPNLPMTKKDWERWLEASARLYALEQSRSGGLD
- a CDS encoding GNAT family N-acetyltransferase — encoded protein: MPLRQPGDLLRTLTLREAVMREDIVRVREIVSSTRFFYDHEIDVACELVEETLAKGPIEGYRFLFADAPDGSGGTRTIGYTCYGQTPCTQGTFDLYWIAVHNDFRAHGLGRLLQRETESRVRGLGGRRLFAETSGRDQYAPTRRFYISLGYAEEARLADFYAPGDDKVVYGMRL
- a CDS encoding 6-phosphofructokinase gives rise to the protein MPDLVRGNAAIGQSGGPTAVINQSLVGVVEGLRSGLHASGHVSKILGMKHAVRGLTKGEFHDFTDTHQDVLDRLAFTPSAGLGSTRDKPDRAYCERILESCKKHDIRYFFYIGGNDSSDTCRIVREMAVASNYDMRCFHVPKTVDNDLMENDHTPGFPSAARFVAMACMADFMDNISLPGIKINVIMGRHAGFLTAASALARRFDRHLNPHVQGESTDGPQLIYLPEVPFETDRFLADVEAIYSKKGRCHIAVSEGISDASGTPIGATLIKGGQVDAHGNVQLSGSGALGDQLSDLIKAKLTPAGGKPPRVRADTFGYIQRCWPDTSPIDRLEARRSGQYAARVAMQGHLDGSVAIKRPGSGSTLWLGMDNGAPYVSEYQRVELSAVAAKTRHMPKEFIQGHNNVSREFVEYALPLVGSLPTFERL